ACGCCTCGAACCTGCTGAAGCCCGCGCTTGCTCGTGGCGAACTGCATTGCGTCGGCGCGACCACGCTCGACGAGTATCGCAAGCACGTGGAGAAGGACGCAGCACTTGCCCGCCGCTTCCAGCCTGTCTTCGTCGAGGAGCCCACGGTCGAGGATACGATCTCGATCCTGCGTGGCCTGAAGGAAAAGTACGAGCAGCACCACAAGGTTCGGATCTCCGATTCGGCGCTGGTCGCGGCCGCAACGCTCTCCAACCGCTACATCACCGACCGTTTCCTGCCGGATAAGGCGATCGACCTGATGGACGAGGCCGCTTCGCGCCTTCGCATGCAGGTGGATTCCAAGCCCGAGGAACTGGACGAGCTCGACCGCCGCATCATCCAGATGAAAATCGAGCGTGAGGCGCTGAAGAAGGAAACCGACCGCGCCTCTCAGGACCGGTTGGAGAAGCTCGAACTCGACATGGCCGCGCTCGAAGAAGAAGCAGCCGCATTGACGGCCCGTTGGCAGGCGGAAAAGAGCAAGCTCGGACATGCGGCGGACCTGAAAAAGAAACTCGACGAGGCACGCAACGAACTGGCAATCGTCCAGCGCAAGGGTGAATTCCAGCGCGCCGGCGAACTGGCCTATGGCGTCATCCCGCAGCTTGAAAAAGAGCTCGAGGAAGCCGAAGGCCAGGACAAGGGCGACAGCAGCTCGATGGTGCAGGAGGTGGTTACCCCCGATAACATCGCGCAGATCGTCTCACGCTGGACCGGGATCCCGGTCGACAAGATGCTGGAAGGCGAGCGCGAAAAGCTGCTTCGCATGGAGGACGAACTTGCCAAGTGGGTCGTCGGCCAAGGTGACGCGGTCCAGGCGGTTTCGCGTGCGGTTCGCCGCGCCCGTGCCGGCCTGCAGGATCCGAACCGGCCGATTGGCTCATTCATATTCCTCGGTCCTACCGGCGTCGGCAAGACGGAGCTGACCAAGGCCTTGGCCCGGTTCCTGTTCGACGACGATACGGCCATCGTGCGCATGGACATGTCGGAATACATGGAGAAGCACTCCGTTGCCCGGCTGATCGGCGCACCTCCCGGCTACGTCGGCTACGAGGAGGGCGGTGCCCTGACGGAGGCCGTCCGCCGGCGTCCCTATCAGGTCGTTCTGTTCGACGAGATCGAAAAGGCACACCCGGATGTCTTCAACGTGCTCCTGCAGGTGCTCGACGACGGACGCCTGACCGACGGTCAGGGCCGCACGGTCGACTTCCGCAATACGCTGATCATCATGACCTCGAACCTGGGTGCGGAGTACCTGACGCAGCTCGGCGAGAACGATGATAGCGAGAAGGTCCGCGACGAGGTGATGGACGTCGTGAAGGCGCATTTTCGGCCGGAATTCCTGAACCGTGTCGACGAGATCATCCTGTTCCACCGGCTGCGGCGGACCGAAATGGGCGCGATCGTCGAAATCCAGCTCAAGCGTGTCCGGCATCTACTTGCGGATCGCAAGATCACGCTGGAACTGGATGAGGATGCGACTCACTGGCTGGCCGACAAGGGCTATGATCCGGTCTATGGAGCGCGGCCGCTGAAGCGGGCGATCCAGAAATATCTTCAGGATCCGCTTGCCGAGAAGATCTTGTCGGATGAGGTGCCGGATGGTTCGACCGTAAAAGTAACTGCCGGCTCGGATCGGTTGCTGTTCCACACCAAGGCCAGTACGAGCAAGGCGGCGTAATCTAGGCTTGATGGAAACAACGAGCGGCGCGCGGATCGTAAGGTCCCCGCGCTGCTTTCGTATGGACGCAGCGTCCCAAGCAGGCTGCGAACTGCATTGCCGGGGAATGCCCACGGCTAATCGGTCAGATTTGTCGTAAATCGAACCGGCTGTATAAATCGATCTCGATTTAAAGGAATCTGCAGCACCTGCGCAGCGCTTGCGGCCGGCTATTCCTTCGCGGCGACTTCGGGGCCACCGTCCTTGCGGCCAAGAAGGTCGTCGATTCGTTTCCGCTCGACCTGGAACTGCGTGAGCGCCTTGCCTTCAAGCGACTTTCCGCCGGGCAGTCTGATCTTCAGCGGGTCCACCTTACTACCGTTCACGATCAACTCGTAATGCAGGTGCGCCCCCGTAGAGAGCCCAGTAGACCCGACATACCCGATGACTTGTCCCTGCTTGACCTTGCCGCCGACCTTGACACCCTTCGCGATGGCGCTCTGGTGGTTATAGGACGAAACATAGCCGTTGGCGTGCCGGATCAGTGTCTGGTTGCCGTAGCCCGATGCCCAACCGGCCTTTTCGACGGTGCCGTTGCCGGCGGCGATGATCGGCGTGCCGCGCGGCGCGGACCAGTCCGTCCCGGTGTGCATGCGCGAGAAGCCGAGAACGGGGTGGCGCCGCATGCCGTAGCCGGACGAGAAGCGGCCGTTCGGCACGGGATTGCGCAACAGGAACTGGCGGATGC
The Rhizobium sp. ARZ01 genome window above contains:
- the clpB gene encoding ATP-dependent chaperone ClpB, which translates into the protein MNIEKYSERVRGFLQSAQTKALADGNPQFTPEHVLKVLLDDDQGMASSLIERAGGNAKEARRANEAALDKLPKVSGGNGSLSLSQPLARVFAAAEEAAKKAGDSFVTVERLLLALAIEKSSPTSEILAKAGVTPQKLNQVINDLRKGRTADTANAEQGFDALKKYARDLTAEAREGKLDPVIGRDDEIRRTIQVLSRRTKNNPVLIGEPGVGKTAIAEGLALRIVNGDVPESLKDKRLMALDMGALIAGAKYRGEFEERLKAVLNEVQAENGEIILFIDEMHTLVGAGKADGAMDASNLLKPALARGELHCVGATTLDEYRKHVEKDAALARRFQPVFVEEPTVEDTISILRGLKEKYEQHHKVRISDSALVAAATLSNRYITDRFLPDKAIDLMDEAASRLRMQVDSKPEELDELDRRIIQMKIEREALKKETDRASQDRLEKLELDMAALEEEAAALTARWQAEKSKLGHAADLKKKLDEARNELAIVQRKGEFQRAGELAYGVIPQLEKELEEAEGQDKGDSSSMVQEVVTPDNIAQIVSRWTGIPVDKMLEGEREKLLRMEDELAKWVVGQGDAVQAVSRAVRRARAGLQDPNRPIGSFIFLGPTGVGKTELTKALARFLFDDDTAIVRMDMSEYMEKHSVARLIGAPPGYVGYEEGGALTEAVRRRPYQVVLFDEIEKAHPDVFNVLLQVLDDGRLTDGQGRTVDFRNTLIIMTSNLGAEYLTQLGENDDSEKVRDEVMDVVKAHFRPEFLNRVDEIILFHRLRRTEMGAIVEIQLKRVRHLLADRKITLELDEDATHWLADKGYDPVYGARPLKRAIQKYLQDPLAEKILSDEVPDGSTVKVTAGSDRLLFHTKASTSKAA